A stretch of Exiguobacterium sp. BMC-KP DNA encodes these proteins:
- a CDS encoding 50S ribosomal protein L25/general stress protein Ctc, with amino-acid sequence MSVKLTVEKREVRPRSLRKQLRHEGKALGVVYGYKVESTPIAFEEKELLKIVRENGENVLISLKLDGKNVNVLINRRDMDVFTPTVDHVEFIAVKMDEETEVEADVVLVGEAAGAKVGGFLSQTLFKVTVAATPDKLPENVEVDVTNLEIGDSISVADLPEQKDFRIVTEGDIQVAAVVESTLEQDLEEIEEAEAEAQAEAGEENEGEATEASSEEAAEENEDNK; translated from the coding sequence ATGTCAGTTAAATTAACAGTCGAAAAACGCGAGGTACGTCCACGCTCACTCCGTAAACAATTACGTCATGAAGGAAAAGCTCTTGGTGTCGTGTATGGTTACAAAGTGGAAAGTACACCAATCGCATTCGAAGAAAAAGAATTGTTAAAAATCGTTCGTGAGAACGGTGAGAACGTCTTGATTTCACTTAAACTCGACGGAAAAAACGTTAACGTCTTGATTAACCGTCGTGACATGGATGTCTTCACACCAACAGTTGATCACGTTGAATTCATCGCTGTGAAAATGGATGAAGAAACAGAAGTGGAAGCAGACGTTGTACTCGTTGGCGAAGCAGCCGGTGCAAAAGTTGGTGGATTCCTCTCACAAACACTCTTTAAAGTAACAGTTGCAGCTACACCAGATAAATTACCAGAGAACGTCGAAGTTGACGTCACGAACCTCGAAATCGGAGATTCAATCTCTGTAGCCGATCTTCCAGAGCAAAAAGATTTCCGTATCGTCACTGAAGGTGACATTCAAGTCGCAGCAGTCGTCGAGTCTACACTCGAGCAGGATCTTGAAGAAATCGAAGAAGCGGAAGCAGAGGCACAAGCTGAAGCTGGCGAAGAAAATGAAGGCGAAGCAACAGAAGCGTCTTCAGAAGAAGCAGCTGAAGAGAACGAAGACAACAAATAA
- a CDS encoding ECF transporter S component, with protein sequence MQHWKMKEIMVMMMLAVACGVIYLGWSTLWLPMSAIFGPVGANWMFGIWIIASPLVAAIIQKPGAALIAEVVAAAVELFTGSHFGLSALLIGVCQGLGAELVFAMTRYRRYDAWTLMLSGVGAAVGSIVYSLVANGFGYYTTTTLLVTIGLQLISGALLGGLLAWILVRRLVATGVLSGFAAGRVKREVA encoded by the coding sequence ATGCAACACTGGAAAATGAAAGAAATCATGGTCATGATGATGCTCGCCGTCGCTTGCGGTGTCATCTATCTCGGTTGGTCGACACTGTGGTTACCGATGTCTGCGATCTTCGGTCCCGTTGGTGCTAACTGGATGTTCGGGATTTGGATCATCGCAAGTCCGCTTGTCGCAGCAATCATCCAAAAGCCAGGTGCCGCGTTAATTGCGGAAGTCGTCGCAGCAGCAGTCGAACTGTTCACGGGGAGTCACTTCGGATTATCGGCACTGTTAATTGGTGTCTGCCAAGGTCTTGGTGCGGAACTCGTCTTTGCGATGACGCGTTACCGTCGTTATGACGCATGGACACTGATGTTGTCTGGTGTCGGAGCAGCAGTCGGAAGTATCGTCTACAGCCTGGTTGCGAATGGCTTTGGTTATTACACGACGACGACGTTACTCGTGACGATTGGACTACAATTGATCAGCGGTGCATTACTTGGTGGCTTACTCGCATGGATTCTCGTCCGTCGCCTCGTTGCGACTGGTGTGTTAAGTGGTTTTGCAGCCGGACGTGTGAAACGGGAGGTCGCATGA
- a CDS encoding ABC transporter ATP-binding protein has translation MITVDDLSIRYPGQMKSVLDHVTLTIDQGTTLLLGRSGSGKTTLLHALAGLTPETIEVEQTGTVSRSGSVGILFQNPDEQFCMETIGREIAFSLENKSIPRAEMDERIEQLLVLVGLPLPFSTPIASLSGGMKQRLALAAVLALEPTILLLDEPTAQIDPIGQHELMALIFRIQKEHDLTIVLIEHQLDVCLPYVDQVVLLEEGTITVTAHPRDLFPHAYVRLQSKGIAVPSLFPYTLETLPADGPQAARLFAPPPVVPAGLPLLHVSELSTKAPYPLTGATFSLQTSEWVMLLGANGSGKSTLLATLGRFLPQRGTYQFRNRPAHRYSKHHFYEQVGYVFQQPDLQFLKLTVEAEIDWSHRGVTSNERAALLDRLELTSVKQQSPLALSTGQQRRLSVATMLGQTKDLLLLDEPTFGQDGLTTRRLMEQLLTEQQNGTTLVMATHDMELVARYAHRVLVMEQGQIVFDGRPNELFADIALLTRCQLQRPLSYQRQEVHHVANECVPVR, from the coding sequence ATGATTACCGTTGACGACCTAAGTATTCGTTATCCCGGTCAGATGAAATCAGTGCTCGATCATGTAACGCTAACGATCGACCAAGGAACGACGCTTCTACTTGGCCGTAGCGGAAGTGGTAAGACAACGTTGCTTCATGCGCTTGCTGGACTGACGCCAGAGACAATCGAAGTCGAACAGACTGGCACGGTGAGCCGATCCGGTTCTGTCGGCATTCTGTTCCAAAATCCAGACGAGCAATTTTGCATGGAAACGATTGGACGTGAAATCGCCTTTAGCTTAGAAAACAAATCAATCCCACGCGCGGAGATGGATGAACGAATTGAGCAGTTGCTGGTACTCGTCGGTCTTCCCCTCCCCTTTTCAACACCAATCGCTAGTCTCTCTGGGGGAATGAAACAGCGACTGGCGCTCGCTGCAGTCCTAGCACTCGAACCAACCATTCTACTACTCGATGAACCGACGGCGCAGATTGATCCGATCGGACAACACGAACTGATGGCATTGATCTTTCGAATCCAGAAAGAGCACGATTTAACGATTGTGTTAATCGAGCACCAACTCGATGTCTGTTTACCGTATGTCGACCAAGTCGTCTTACTTGAAGAAGGAACGATTACCGTGACAGCGCATCCACGAGACCTGTTTCCACATGCCTACGTGCGGCTTCAATCAAAAGGCATCGCCGTTCCGTCGCTCTTTCCTTATACACTTGAGACATTACCAGCGGATGGACCACAAGCGGCACGACTTTTCGCGCCTCCCCCTGTCGTTCCAGCAGGACTTCCCTTGTTGCACGTTTCTGAATTGTCGACAAAAGCACCTTATCCGCTGACCGGTGCGACGTTTTCGCTTCAAACGAGTGAATGGGTCATGCTACTTGGAGCAAACGGTTCTGGAAAAAGTACGCTCCTCGCGACACTTGGTCGGTTTCTTCCTCAGCGCGGAACATATCAATTCCGCAATCGTCCGGCTCATCGGTATTCCAAGCATCATTTTTACGAACAAGTCGGCTACGTCTTTCAACAACCAGATCTGCAGTTTCTCAAGCTGACAGTCGAAGCGGAAATCGACTGGAGTCACCGGGGAGTGACGAGCAATGAACGCGCAGCGTTACTCGACCGGTTGGAACTGACATCTGTCAAACAACAATCGCCGCTTGCTCTCAGTACCGGGCAACAAAGACGGCTCAGTGTCGCAACGATGCTCGGCCAGACGAAAGACTTGTTGTTGCTCGATGAGCCGACGTTCGGACAGGACGGGTTGACGACGCGGCGTTTAATGGAGCAGTTATTGACGGAGCAACAGAACGGAACGACGCTCGTCATGGCAACGCATGATATGGAGCTCGTCGCCCGTTACGCCCATCGTGTTCTCGTCATGGAGCAAGGACAGATCGTTTTTGATGGTCGTCCGAATGAATTGTTCGCTGATATTGCCTTACTTACGCGCTGTCAGCTCCAACGTCCGCTTTCTTACCAACGTCAGGAGGTGCATCACGTTGCAAACGAATGCGTCCCTGTTCGCTAA
- a CDS encoding energy-coupling factor transporter transmembrane component T family protein: protein MQTNASLFAKLNPVIKGSGLFLIMFALIATTDWDKTLVFLGLAIGLLLLSGWGPIDFLKRLAPYSLLFVLTFWMMAAFGKGTDTIWSFGWFHVTTESIMHGWLLALRMATFVCLSLAFVTTTDATRFVMSLIHQTKLSPRFAYGFLAGIRFLPQLIEEVRVLRQVRMIRNVHSRFPGDAFLSIGLPLFTRSIQRAERMAIAMEARHFSAERTYYEIPEVSRRDIMYLLAIVSFICLIFLL, encoded by the coding sequence TTGCAAACGAATGCGTCCCTGTTCGCTAAGCTCAATCCTGTCATCAAAGGAAGCGGATTGTTTTTAATCATGTTTGCCCTGATTGCAACAACCGATTGGGACAAGACGCTCGTGTTCCTTGGACTGGCAATTGGTTTATTACTTCTGTCCGGCTGGGGTCCCATCGATTTCTTGAAACGGCTCGCACCTTACAGTCTGTTGTTCGTGCTGACATTCTGGATGATGGCTGCTTTCGGTAAAGGAACAGACACCATCTGGTCATTCGGTTGGTTCCATGTCACGACAGAGAGCATCATGCATGGCTGGTTACTCGCCCTACGAATGGCAACGTTCGTCTGCTTGAGCCTCGCCTTCGTCACAACGACTGATGCGACACGGTTTGTAATGAGCTTAATTCATCAGACGAAGTTATCGCCCCGCTTCGCCTATGGCTTTCTCGCTGGGATCCGCTTTCTTCCGCAATTAATCGAAGAGGTGCGAGTCTTACGACAAGTCCGGATGATCCGCAACGTTCACAGTCGCTTCCCAGGTGACGCCTTTCTGTCGATCGGTTTACCTCTCTTTACACGTTCAATCCAGCGAGCAGAACGGATGGCCATCGCCATGGAAGCACGGCACTTCTCAGCAGAGCGGACGTATTATGAGATTCCGGAGGTTAGTCGTCGGGATATCATGTATCTACTCGCCATCGTGTCGTTCATTTGTCTCATCTTTTTGCTATGA
- a CDS encoding NAD(P)/FAD-dependent oxidoreductase: MKRIILIGAGHAHLHCITEGPTEDVEWLILNASTYQYYSGMYSGLADGTYDIDEIRVDVAALCHAHDKQFIEETVVKIDPVKKVVFGASGRHYTYDVASTNIGSFDWTENTTRLSIKPNYRLPDTLKRLQQAKRPVVIGSGVAAVEMAASLKAAGVPITLITDPKLLSGHPAAEAITRRLQALEVHWIRERPLDDEPPLRFKQHPPIESDAIIRLTGAKAPALFAGSDLYTEDGFLLVNEQLQALDHPSLFAAGDAATLVAYPEIPKNGVTAVRQAPILLANLLRYVQEEALQTYRPQTNYLTILSMGPRHAVSMYGNQYSTHPFGWYLKRWIDQRFMRKYRP; the protein is encoded by the coding sequence ATGAAACGAATCATCTTGATTGGTGCAGGTCATGCCCATCTGCATTGCATTACAGAGGGACCAACAGAAGACGTCGAGTGGTTAATTTTGAACGCCTCGACGTATCAATACTACTCGGGTATGTATTCAGGACTTGCAGACGGTACATACGATATCGATGAAATTCGTGTCGACGTGGCCGCTTTATGTCATGCCCATGATAAACAGTTCATAGAAGAGACTGTCGTAAAGATTGATCCTGTTAAAAAAGTCGTCTTCGGTGCATCTGGCAGACACTACACCTATGATGTCGCTTCAACGAACATTGGCTCGTTTGACTGGACAGAAAATACGACACGTTTATCGATCAAGCCGAATTATCGCTTACCGGATACATTAAAGCGTCTGCAACAAGCAAAGCGTCCGGTCGTCATTGGAAGCGGCGTAGCTGCCGTCGAGATGGCAGCGTCCTTGAAAGCAGCGGGTGTACCGATCACACTCATCACGGATCCAAAGTTACTTTCAGGGCATCCAGCAGCGGAAGCCATTACACGACGCTTACAAGCACTCGAAGTTCATTGGATTCGGGAACGTCCTCTAGATGACGAACCACCACTTCGCTTTAAGCAACACCCACCCATCGAGTCGGATGCGATCATCCGCTTAACGGGTGCCAAAGCACCGGCATTGTTTGCAGGTAGCGATCTCTACACGGAAGACGGATTCCTACTCGTCAATGAACAGTTGCAAGCGCTCGATCATCCGAGTCTATTTGCTGCAGGTGACGCGGCGACCCTCGTCGCGTATCCTGAGATTCCGAAAAATGGTGTCACAGCCGTCCGGCAAGCACCGATTTTACTAGCAAACCTCTTACGGTACGTCCAGGAAGAGGCACTGCAAACCTATCGTCCGCAAACGAACTATTTGACGATTTTATCGATGGGACCGCGTCATGCTGTTTCAATGTACGGCAATCAGTATTCGACTCACCCGTTCGGTTGGTACCTCAAGCGCTGGATCGATCAACGGTTCATGCGGAAGTATCGCCCTTAA
- a CDS encoding alpha/beta fold hydrolase, whose amino-acid sequence MGTFIQAVDGTKIYVEDVGSGQPVVFLHGWPANNNMFEYQKNLLVEEGYRYVGIDYRGYGKSDAPATGYDYKTMASDINEVIEQLKLTNVTLLGFSMGGGIALSYLFQYGDSKVSKLVLAGAAAPVFTQRDGYPYGMTKEEVDALIADTKQDRPSMLKGFGEIFFAKEHPEPLQQWFHGLSIAASSHGTIQSAIALRDEDLRGKLGDIKVDTLIIHGKKDQVCPFEFAGEMQKEIPHARLEVFEESGHGMLLDEQEKFNETLLSYVKGNQTV is encoded by the coding sequence ATGGGTACATTCATTCAAGCAGTTGATGGCACGAAAATTTATGTCGAGGATGTCGGGTCGGGTCAACCGGTCGTCTTTTTACACGGCTGGCCGGCAAACAATAACATGTTCGAGTATCAAAAGAACTTGCTCGTCGAAGAAGGGTACCGTTACGTCGGAATCGATTATCGCGGTTATGGCAAATCAGATGCACCAGCAACGGGATACGATTATAAGACGATGGCGTCTGACATTAATGAAGTCATCGAACAGCTGAAATTAACGAATGTCACGTTGCTCGGCTTCTCGATGGGAGGAGGAATCGCCTTGTCCTATCTCTTTCAATACGGGGATTCAAAAGTCAGTAAGCTCGTTCTCGCTGGAGCTGCGGCACCTGTCTTTACACAACGCGACGGTTATCCATACGGGATGACAAAAGAAGAAGTCGATGCGTTGATTGCCGATACGAAACAAGATCGTCCGTCGATGCTTAAAGGATTCGGGGAAATCTTCTTTGCGAAAGAACATCCAGAACCACTTCAACAATGGTTCCACGGTCTTAGTATCGCCGCTTCATCCCACGGAACGATTCAGTCAGCGATCGCCTTGCGCGACGAAGATTTACGTGGGAAACTCGGAGACATCAAAGTCGATACGTTGATCATCCATGGTAAAAAAGATCAAGTCTGTCCGTTCGAATTTGCCGGAGAAATGCAAAAGGAAATTCCACATGCGCGACTTGAAGTCTTCGAAGAGAGTGGACACGGCATGTTGCTTGACGAACAAGAAAAGTTCAATGAGACATTACTGTCGTATGTCAAAGGAAATCAAACCGTCTAA